In the Engystomops pustulosus chromosome 2, aEngPut4.maternal, whole genome shotgun sequence genome, one interval contains:
- the TASL gene encoding TLR adapter interacting with SLC15A4 on the lysosome, which yields MLSEGYLCKIQACYNNDISLLHGNKGTTEPKEVAGVCTKNYLSAHETRSRRIFRKFGSFEKHNAKITNQDAEGFTQGMEKGIMYECQEKCLSSISGNSNSSKETYLVPSSCKHICRDYNDLHIAGDQVMAINSTMSDFTCDSSSEFCEGPFLQSYEIPSHMDSLGVQANNLTKKNSKRYSWKILSEKDKSIVNHEQPMSNSELNEYLERKVIELYKQYMMDISYNASTNHIMTSEVIMNNIQQISMQLSREQNMETNKAKDMVISYLLRLASERQSNVISTPDLQISSNLA from the coding sequence atgcTCTCCGAGGGATACctatgtaaaatccaagcctgctATAACAATGATATCAGCTTGTTGCATGGAAACAAGGGGACTACCGAGCCAAAAGAAGTGGCTGGTGTATGCACCAAAAATTACTTATCTGCACATGAGACACGGAGCAGAAGGATTTTCAGGAAATTTGGTTCATTTGAAAAGCATAatgctaaaataacaaatcaGGATGCTGAGGGCTTCACCCAGGGAATGGAAAAGGGAATTATGTATGAATGTCAAGAAAAATGTTTATCCAGCATAAGTGGTAACTCAAATTCAAGTAAAGAAACCTATTTGGTTCCATCATCTTGTAAACATATCTGTAGAGACTATAATGACTTGCATATAGCTGGGGATCAGGTGATGGCTATCAACTCAACCATGAGTGATTTTACTTGTGATAGCAGCTCTGAGTTTTGTGAGGGCCCATTTTTGCAGTCTTATGAAATCCCATCTCATATGGACTCTTTAGGTGTCCAAGCAAAtaatttaaccaaaaaaaatAGTAAACGGTACTCTTGGAAAATACTCAGTGAAAAAGATAAAAGCATCGTGAACCATGAACAACCAATGTCAAATTCAGAGCTCAATGAGTACCTGGAAAGAAAAGTCATTGAGCTATATAAGCAATATATGATGGATATAAGCTACAATGCATCTACAAACCATATTATGACTTCAGAGGTTATCATGAACAACATCCAGCAGATAAGCATGCAACTTTCACGTGAACAAAACATGGAAACAAACAAAGCCAAAGACATGGTCATTAGTTACTTGCTGAGGCTTGCAAGTGAAAGACAATCTAATGTTATAAGCACCCCAGATCTTCAGATCTCATCGAATCTTGCTTAG